One genomic window of Solanum dulcamara chromosome 12, daSolDulc1.2, whole genome shotgun sequence includes the following:
- the LOC129876895 gene encoding short-chain dehydrogenase reductase 2a encodes MPAQMMPEKTFSRVHSIGNEINSPSFTRRLEGKVAIVTGGARGIGEATVRLFARHGAKVVIADVEDILGNSLANMLSSSSSVTYSHCDVTSEDDIKNLIDSTISKFGHIDILFNNAGVLGSQSSQKKSIINFDPVEFDQVMSVNVRGAALGMKHAARVMIPQGHGCIISTSSVAGVMGGLGPHAYTASKHAIVGLTKNVACELGRYGIRVNCISPFGVATSMLVNAWNHSDEEEEEGEMHIGLPNEKEVEKIEEFVRSLGNLKGTTLKAKDIAEAALYLASDESRYVSGHNLVVDGGVTISRNCVGL; translated from the exons ATGCCTGCTCAAATGATGCCTGAAAAAACATTTTCAAGAGTTCAttccataggaaatgaaattaaTTCTCCAAGCTTTACTAGAag GTTAGAAGGAAAGGTCGCGATTGTAACAGGTGGAGCTAGAGGAATTGGAGAGGCAACAGTGCGACTCTTCGCAAGACACGGAGCCAAAGTTGTAATAGCAGACGTAGAAGACATCCTCGGCAATTCGTTAGCAAACATGTTGTCTTCTTCATCATCAGTTACTTACAGTCATTGTGATGTTACATCTGAAGACGATatcaaaaacttaatcgattcaacaatttcaaaatttggACATATTGATATTTTATTCAACAATGCTGGAGTCCTAGGAAGTCAATCAAGCCAAAAAAAGAGCATAATTAATTTCGACCCTGTCGAATTCGACCAAGTCATGTCTGTTAACGTACGAGGAGCCGCGTTGGGAATGAAACACGCGGCTCGCGTTATGATCCCACAAGGGCACGGGTGCATCATTTCAACGTCTAGTGTGGCCGGGGTCATGGGAGGACTCGGGCCACACGCGTACACGGCTTCCAAGCACGCGATAGTAGGGCTAACGAAAAATGTCGCGTGCGAGTTGGGGCGTTACGGGATTCGAGTTAATTGTATTTCGCCATTTGGGGTTGCAACATCTATGTTGGTTAATGCATGGAACCATAGtgatgaagaggaagaagaaggggAAATGCATATTGGATTGCCTAATGAAAAAGAAGTtgagaaaattgaagaatttgtaAGGAGTTTGGGAAATTTAAAAGGGACAACTTTAAAGGCTAAAGATATTGCTGAAGCAGCTTTATATTTAGCAAGTGATGAATCAAGATATGTAAGTGGACATAATCTTGTTGTTGATGGTGGGGTTACTATTTCAAGAAATTGTGTTGGTTTGTAA